AAAATGTCCCATAACAGACGAGGTATCAACGCTGTAGCCCCGACTATGTCATTAAGAGGCAGGTTGCAGAGGAGAATGTACATGGGCTGGTGCAGGCTCCTCTCCATGGAGATCAATACTATGAGTCCGATGTTGGCCACCATGATAAAGATGTAGGTGATGAGGAGGAGGGTGAAGGCAGGGTACGTGGACTGTTGAGTGACCTTTAACCCCTCCAGGAGGAGAACGTGGTCATTGTATGTGCGGTTTTCCATTTCCCAGTGAGAGGGCAGCTCAGAACCTTGAGAGGAGAATTTTAAAAGATTAGTAGTAAAAACCTGGGGAATCAGTTTCAAAACACAAATTTGGTGTGCTTAAAAAAGCAATCTACTGGTGTTTGTGGTATCAGTAGCAGATAAACAGGGTTTCTTAGAGGGGCCGTCTGCCCCGCCACAacatttggtaaacagctgagggatggggctggagaaatgtttgttttctatccaactccTGCTTGCAGCTGTAACATTAGCTATCATCAGTCAGATGAGAgctggatagctagctagccagcaaagAAAGCTATATATTGTTTTGGAAGGTTCACATATCATAGGTAGCTAGCCAACATTACCCTAACAAAACTGTATGAACATTGTGTGCACCAAAACACATTACATTTGTCATTAGAATCACCACATTCCACACTATATAACAAAATATGAATTGTCCTTGATGTGAAGAGTTGGAGTTCAGCACTAACATAGGCAATTAAGTCTTCCACAGCTCCTTTCAGTGTTCCACGTTGATTCCTATGTTCTCTTTCACCCCTCCAGACTGTGTGCACAAACAACATCACAGCCTTTTATTTACAACAAAACCAACAACAGGAAGATGAGTCTGTCAATCAAGATGTAAACATGGACGTCATGACTCTAGTGACACATTTCCAGGAGAAGCTAATGAGGAAAGCTACAAGTTAAGACCCTGTGGGATGTGGTCCATTTGGGCTTTGAGATTAAATAGAATGTGTGAGTTCCTTTCGCCATGCTACTGCAGTTTTGCTCATGTCATGTCCTTCAGCTAAACTGCACCTCCATAAGCAATAGGAAGTGTCTTACTTGATCACCGTGTAGCCGTAATGAATTATGAATGGAAATTACTTTTTAGTCCGGGTCAAGCCGTATTCTGTGTCTGGTGATGCTAACAATGTCGGAAATATATTTTACCTCCCGTTTCATATCTACCACATGTAAATTGCTCCTCAAAATGTTAAAAGTAATCTTACTAATGAACTAGAAATCATCTTTGTTAACATTCAAATGCATTATTAAAGCGACAATATGTAGTTCAAACAATAATAGAGGATAACCCCTCCAGTTCATAAAAggtaatcagtcaattgaaattaaaattcattaggccataatctatggttTTCACGACTcggaatacagatatgaatctgttggtcacagatatcgtAAAAAAATGGTAAggacatggatcagaaaaccagtcagtatttggatattggcgggaactggaacacgctgtcgtatacGTCAATCCAGGGCATCCCAcatatgctcaatgggtgacatgtctggtgagtatgcaggccatggaataactgggatattttcagatgcttgcgacatgggaccgtgcattatcatgctgaaacatgaggtgatggcagcggattaattgcacaacaatgggccttaggatctcgtctcgtatctctgtgcatttaaattgccatcaataaaatgcaattgtgttagttgtccgtagcttacgcctgcccataccaaaccccatcaccaccttgggaactctgttcacaacattgacatcggaaaaccgctcacccacacgacaaCATACATGCCGTCTGCCATcgacccggtacagttgaaaccgggattcatccgtgaagagcacacttctccagcgtgccagaggccattgaaggtgagcatttgtccaCTGAATTTGGTTATGAccccgaactgcagtcaggtcaagaccctggtgatgatgacaagcatgcagatgagctttgctgagatggtttctgacagtttgtggagaaattctttggttgtgcaaaccctaactttcatcagctgtccgggttgcTGGTcttagacgatcccgcaggtgaagaagccggatgtggaggttctgggctagcgtggttacacgtggtctgcagttgtgaggtcggttggatgtactgccaaattctcaaacgatgttggaggcggcttatggtagagaaattaacattaaattatctggcaacagctctggtggacattcctgcagtcagcatgccaattgcacgctctctcaacttgagacatctgtggcattgtgttgtgtgacaaaaattttgagtggccttttattgtcaccagcacaaggtgcacctgtgtaatgatcatgttgtttaatcagcttcttgatatgccacacctgtcaggtggatggattatcttggcaaatgagaaatgctcactaacagggaattGATGCTACATGACAAGATTGTGTCCCTCCTCACCTGGTTCCTCAATTAATAATTACAAAAGTCTATACTGCCCTCTCTGTGACTCATATATAGGCCCGTGTTTTGGTTTATCATGTCACATGACCTTgattttaaccttttatttaaaggTATTCTCAGCGAAGTGACATTGCAGCATCACAGATATTGCGACGAGCAagatgcaagacttcgctctcCCACAGAGTATCTGCGCATCTGCACGAGTTTGCTTCACACAGTTACGTGGTACATAAGATAAGGGACCAAAACAACTGAGAAGTTGAACCTCCCACTTCAAAGCTCTTAGTAGttgtggaaattgacccactCAGCTGTTTACTTTCGGCATCTACGTCATATCTACCTTTAAAGACGGAacttagtgaaacattcattattggtttcaggtgtgttaggccaaggccaAAGTGACAACCAACAGTATGTCtgacccccagggccaggactgagcagcccagcagctagggattgcctaaatagTTATCTCCCCTGATGTGGGCATGTTTTCCACACACACTCCTTTTGTCGTTctgtattccatataaggcatccagaaCTTATGAAAGTTGCACATTACATGCCATTAATCTTGTAATGAATCAAATCAAGTGATACATAACTTGGCATTTCTTCCATccattgtgggaggataaccaaccttccaattaatggcaatgAATTTCTTAGCAACTATAAATGctaggttacacagtttcttctgataacagtctccagtatcaacatttccaagcaaacaaaaacagggagaaggtagaatctgtagacatgctgagatagaAGAACATACTCTTCACAAGACCATAtcatatgcaaatatgtcccgttttgtgttttacacctccagcagaataatgacatttctgagtgcatgatattcagtttTACTGGCATATAGTACATTCTATGGATGGTCTAAAACTGCAGTCATTTATTtctgagattatatgaacatgacaGAGCACTCTAACATATCTTTATGCATTCATCAGTATCAATAACGTCTCCCAAGTCTTCCTCACATCtttgttttacatgttttgtgtcatcaaatcaaatcaaatgtatttatatagcccttcttatatcagctgatatctcaaagtgctgtacagaaacccagcctaaaaccacaaacagcaagcaatgcagctgtagaagcacggtggctaggaaaaactcaaaAAAACCtatgaaaaagaaaaaaaaacctaTGAAGaaaactagagaggaaccaggctatgaggggtggccagtcctcttctggctgtgccgggtggaaattataacagaacatggccaagatgttcaaatgttcataaatgaccagcatggtcaaataataataatcacagtagttgtcgatggtgcagcaagtcagcacctcaggtgtaaatgtcagttggcttttcataagcgatcattaagagtatcgctaccgctcctgcggtctctagagagttgaaaacagcaggtctgggacaggtagcacgtccggagaacaggtcagggttccatagccgcaggcagaacagttgaaactggagcagcagcacggccaggtggactggggacagcaaggagtcatcatgccaggtagtcctgaggcatggtcctagggctcaggtcctccgagagagagaaagaaagagagaattagagagagcatacttaaattcacacaggacaccagataagacaggagaagtactccagatataacaaactgaccctagccccccaacacaaactactgcagcacatgtttcttgggacctacaacaagcatctctgttttgtccgagtttaaaagtgtCATCAGGAAAAGCCTCGATCAACctttgatacagtttggaaatcaactttagaggtttgtcagactgccttaaatAGTATCAATCTTTGAAACGTCTTGCTTGTCCAGTGTTAGTCGCACAGAGAAAATAGTGTTATAGAGAATAGAGAAAAATTCACCTCAGCTccatcacagactggtcttccctggctgcctgaccctgATGAGACCCCTATCACCATATGATCCTGCTCAGATGTGGCATGACAAAGAATGAcattggtgtacatttatacatgaTATTATCCATGATTAGAATCAATGGTTCAACAATTGAAAttaccattattcccagatcccagactgtagcctACCCATCAACTCAATATGGAACTTTGTATCCATTCACTGATTTTTATAATATACAGCAAAATGTTCCTGAGCActgtagactggtcttccctggctgtctgaccctgcagGGGAACCTGtcctgctaagacatgatgagcatagtgttATGCAATGACATGCAAAAATAAAAGCTAATTTTAGTTGGCTAGCTCTGCTAACTAATGGTACATCATCAAATGTACTTCTGTTGAAACGggacaaaacatttccatacacacaacagcTGCTAGATACTGCTACCTGACAGATAGGTAGAGGCTAGCTAGAGCTGAACTGGCtatggtagctactagctagcaaaCTAGCTGCTAGTAGTTCATTCACTTCAGCCGAAGGGGGTGAAACATTAGCGAACATAACATTTCAGTTAcactactagctcagcactggaaatattttttcttcttctttctgtgaaacagcagttaccttgccagctagatcagtcaactaaagagtagccagtCTCTGCTCTCCTTGCTTTTACAACTTGGACTAAAAGCACAACACTGACAGCAGctgcctctgttcatctctcccgtGCTGGTCCTATACACTAGCCTTTCAGAAACTTTGCCGTCACACAGCCTGTCTACATGCTCTGTGGTGTCTGTGCAGTCCTATATCCAGCCGTCTCAAACCagaaaacagcctacccgaccgctctcaggcgtccgcatggtcctaaagcacaccgccGCTGAGTTTTCTGTAGTGCAATGTTACAACTGGGAgtgacaaaaatgcaattttagaatgtgtgtgggggggtcaaCTTTCACCCAtgcccagtgaaagttgcgcccctgtattataatgacagcacaccaaacatcttagaggaatgggtcaaaatggCCTAATTCGCATGGTGTACAGATGGTGAAAATGAGTATTAGTTACAAGTGAATGCTCTGTCCTGTGTCAGGTTCTCCAAATTGCTTTATTTGATCAAATTGCACAGATTAACTGTACTGAACCCTGTTTGTGTTGATATTAGTACAATTATAATACTAGCACACCTACCATTTTGGGTGAATATATCAAAATGGCCCAATTCTCATTGTAAACAGCAGGCTGCTCACTTCATCAAGAAACTTTTGGAAATAACTTGTTCAAAATCAAATAAACTCAAGTTATTTGTCACTTGCGCttaataaaacaggtgtagaccgtacagtgaaatgcttacttacaagcccttaaacaacaatgcagttttaagaagaaaaaaaagttaagaaagtatttactaaaagtaaaaataaactgagcatgcacccctgaggggcctccgtgttgaggatcagcgtggtagatgtgttgttacctacccttaccaactgggggcggcccgtcaggaagtccaggatccagttgcagagggaggtgttcagttccagggtccttagcttagtgatgagctttgagggcactatggtattgaacactgagctgtagtcaatgaatagcattctcacataggtgttcctatcTGAAAGAGATCTTTGGCAGGAAGGATGCAGGATACAAGGGTGAGAAGGAGGAGTTTAGTTCTACTACTAAAATCCTGCATGAGTGATTGCAAATGACAAACACATTAAGTTTGCGAAAAATATACATTATTGGTAAAATTCATTTGGTCATTGCAATGTTCACTATGTTGGGTAACTGCAACAAACTTTAGCAGCAAGTTGGTGATTTCGATGTGAAATAGACGTTCCACTCAAAAATAGTTTCcctactgtcatgacgttggcctgtgggtaaggtttatgaccctcccataaatacctttctcccttccctttCTCTCGGACTCTACTGAAGGAAttttgaatagcctttgttaaacatagagagtctgggaacatcaaacaagtggggggaaaggaaccatatttcggtaatagaaccagttgaaaatatgcgttggtacttaatgaatgtgatgtcagttcggttgtcatctgagacattatgactgatgacaggatgacaaactgtatctgggaaagtctacaagttatagttatcagattcacatggaatagttgtgcaatttaaatgaaactatttgtgaaaacaTTAAATTTAATTTTAGCTTacaaatgagagaattgggttttcataagattagagctctgctcaatcagtggcccgcccctgtgaagagacatgagttataaactatgaaacatacccttctctccctccactatataagcccttgataACAAATGTAACCTTcggttccgggtacattaggacgacggtccgatgtcagaaggattcagataataactacagaatgaagccaacctcagcatgagctttggttgtgaatggtatgaactttgaactcttattcgctaaagaagtgatacctcctagccgttgagttagcagcggccgctgtaaacgtgggctaggaaaggacggacagagtatcccatctaccacacaacgacgacactacaacgtatcccgttcaccaccagagacactcttcaaaggacaaaggactctgttgggaAACAAGGcgttccatctaccaccaacctattgaagcgcagctttaaatatttattgcattttcctctTCCAAATggccggtaatttagaatgcataagattctgtatttacgatagagtagctgcctacggcccgatagagacatagcttctccctttgttcctcaagttttcccgctctttcactcaaacccaacccccattctttgtgtaaccagctgtcatatctgttccgtccgcgagggacgttttcctttatgacataatttgtaatcaatgtatgattcattctgtgtatatataattctgtgtgattagttaggtattgtaacggctgtcctcctcatctgaggaagagaagtttgaaggatcggaagaccaatgcgcagcgtggtaacgtttattttaaaacataaacactacgaaatacaaaacaataaatgtgaacatgaacgaaaccgaaacagtaccgtgtggcaacaaccactcacacggaaacaaacacccacaaaccaaaagggaaacccaggctacctaagtatgattctcaatcagggacaacgattgacagccgcctctgattgagaaccataccaggccgaactcaaaaccccaacatagaaaaacacacatagactgcccaccccaactcacgccctgaccatactaaataaagacaaaacaaaggaaataaaggtcagaacgtgacaggtatttagtaaataaataattaaacccaattttgtattcctgattcaacttgttagccagggttcatgaagataaccaagaattctacgatgttcagatgagactgaaataaggtgacgattaattttgactgctattgatgtaaaatattactaggtctttaagagtttattcggaagataacagctctataaacactttcgtggtgccccgactttctagttaattacatttacatgattagcttaatcaggtactattaattacagagaaaggattttatagaatagcatttcatatcacttaatccggcatagccaaagacacgacagtaccttttggcaaactccaagcgggctgtcatgtgtcttttactgaggagtggctcctgtctggccactctgccataaaggcctgattgggggagtgctgctgtgatggttgtccttttggaaggttctcccatctccacagaggaactctagagttctgtcagagtggccatcgggttcttggtcaccccccctgaccaaggcccttctcccccgattgctcagtttggccgggcggccagctctaggaatagtcttggtggttctgaacttcttcaatttaagaatgatggaggccacagtgttcttggggaccttcaatgctgcagacatttttggtacccttccccagatctgtgcctcgacacaatcttgtctctgagctctatggaaaattccttcaacctcatggcttggtttttgctctgacatgcactgtcaactgtgggaccttatatagacagatgtgtgcctttctaaatcatgtccaatcaattgaatttaccacaggtggactccaatcaagttgtagaaacatctcaaggatgatcaatggaaacaagatgcacctgagctcaattctaaaattcgaaaaacctgttttggctttgtgataaaccactggaattgtgatacagtgaattataagtgaaataatctgtctgtaaacaattgttggaaaaattacttgtgtcgtgcacaaagtagatgtcctaaccgacttgccaaaacgatagtttgttaacaagtaatttgtggagtggttgaaaaattagttttaatgactccaacctaagtgtatgtaaacttccgacttcaactgtaaataactTGCAAACCTGCAtagtacatttttacattttacattttagtcatttagcagacgctcttatccagagcgacttacattttattacattttttacatactgagacaaggatatccctaccggccaagagcagacgctcttatccagagcgacttacagtagagtgcatacattttattacatttttacatactgagacaaggatatccctaccggccaaaccctccctaacccggacgacgctatgccaattgtgcttcGCCCCACGGaactcccggttgcggccggctgcgacagagcctgggcgcgaacccagcccagcctgggcgcgaacccagagactctggtggcacagctagcactgcgatgcagtgccctagaccactgcgccacccatgTATAGTACAATACATTCCAAAGTGAACAGCAGATGTGACGGCTCAGTGTGTATACTGACATTGCCATGAGATAAATAACTAAAACTGTTTTTACCCCTAAAAAATATTTGTAAAACATATAAATGAAATAGAATAATTAGTGTATTATGTGCAATGATCTCTATATCGACAGTAATGAATAATATAACATTCATTGATTGCACCACCATCACTCGGTTGTGTCACACCATTGTTATGAGCGTTCTGAAGATGTTTCAGCCATAGTTGCTCCTGGAAGTCGAGTGGTGCCCAGTCATAATTAACAGGGCTAATGATTGGTTAGTCTAAATTACAAAGTGGCTTGCTAAAttaggcaaataattagtaggaaacaaGTTTGTCATCATTATGATGTTGTCAGATTAATTGCAATATATCTGACAGATGGAAATGTTGCCATTTAGCTGGCATAGTTAGTCgtttttgttttatttgttttatttttttatccgttattttaccaggtaagttgactgagaacacgttctcatttgcagcaacgacctggggaatagttacaggggagaggagggggatgaatgagccaattgtaaactagcaatgctaatgttagctagctaaaatccagTGCTCTTCCCTCAatcttagctagttagctaatgttaTACTACAATTAAATTAAATCTGACGACATCACCATGAGGACAAAAGGTTTTCCCACAAATGATATGTCTCctttagaaatgtcattgtttttccAAGCCACTATAATGCACTTTTGACTAAATCTTCATCAGCAAAATTCCGGTATCTTTCAAAAATGTCCCTGGTTTTCCATAAATCTTGTTTCGAAGATTCCCGAAATCAGGATGGCATAAGCTGAAAtccggaatcctccaaccaggatatcTGGAAAGCCAGGGAATTTTGGGGGAGAATACTTGGAATTTTGCTACCCTATTGCCAATTGAGAATGTActgtattgagtagaacgttcaGTCTGAAATCAGTCTTCAAAAGATGGTTCAAAACAATAGTGGGATGAAACGTGTACTATAACTCATGcatagtataatataatataattttgtaCATTTGTTAACATTGTCCTTCCTAGTTCACAAACTGCATTTCAATAGGGGAAAACATAACCTTTACACAAATGTTATCTAAAGAGAAACTGTCTTAGACTTGATCATTTTCACCACTAATGTCCGGATGTCTTTGGACTGTAGCCCATAGATAATGGGGTTGAGGCAAGGTGGAACCAAGTGAAACATAATGGACGCCACTGCCCTGTGGTTTGACCACTGTGGGTACCGATGAAGAAAGACAATGACGAAACCTGTCATCAGCATAATGATGTATACAGCCAGGTGTGTAGAGCAGGTCTGCAGGGCCTTGCTGTTTAGCAACTTGCTCTTACTTCTCACACACACTATGGCGATGCTAATGTATGTCAGAGCTACACTCCCCATGGAGGCAATAAGGAATAAAGCGGTGTAAAAGAGACCATATATTTGGTTGATGAACACGTTGTCACAGGAGAGTTTGAATAATGATGGGTTGTCGCAGAAAGGGTTGATGACTTGTGACCTGCAGCGTGATAAGCGGATCGAGAGGCTTATAAGGACCCCCACAAAGACAAACGACGCTccccaggcagacacacacagcttCACTAGCATTTTGTTGTTCATGATGGTGGCGTATCGCAGAGGGTTGCATATGGCCATATACCTGTCAAAGGCCATGATCATTAGTATTGTATGTGCATTCGCAGCAAAAAAGTGACCAAAGAACGCTTGGGTGGCACATTCAACGTAGGTTATATATCTGTCTGCACTTGCTTTTAAAATGTCACTCAGCACTCGAGGTATGATGGTGGTGATATTGAGAGCATCATTGAGATGCATGTTGCAGAGGAGGATGTACATGGGCTGGTGCAGGATCCTCTCCATGGAGATGAGCACTGTAAGGCTGATATTGGCCACCATAGTAAAGATATAGATGATGAGGATGAAAATAAAAGCAGGGTAAGAGGACTGGTTTGTGACCTTCAACCCCTCCAGCTGGAGAACGTGCTCACTGTATGTATGGTTCTCCATCTGAGGTGCAGAGAATCTGGAGGAGAAACAAGAATCAATAGAATCAATAGATAATAGTACGAATCATACACAATTTAGCTATACAATTGCAATGTTCATTCCCACATTAAGCATGATATCAAAGAAGTGCTGTAAGAtggcaatttaaataaatgttaatcAAGTAAAATGTTATCTTAAATGCAAAGAAACCAGATTTCTTACCCAACCTCAAGTAAACAAAGATTAAAGTATATTTGGTAATGAATAATCTTGTATACATAGACTTAGTATATTACCCCCTGCTACATAAATATATAAGCCTTATTCTAACATCTCACACCATTGACAGAGAGTGAGAAAGTGAGAAGTTCTTCAGTAGGTTTCTCTGTGTCCAGATCACCTTGTCTGACACACCATCCTACAACCGTAGCCAGACAAATAATACCACCAccttttattaggtacacctgtcACAGCACTGTGGGGCAGTTTCCAAGCAACAGGCTCTAAGTTTGTCTCATCTCTCAGGTACTGTAATTCACCCAAATATGGTAAGAGGAAGCCATACAACTCATACATTTAGAAATGCTTCATAAATAATTATAAATGTTAAAATGTCTTTGAATTGTAAAGCTTAACAATGCTTGTAAATGTTTCTAAAGTAAAAAAACGATAACATACTTACTTATAGTATTTCAACTATTTATGAATAGTTGGTAACACCTAATACTCCCCAAAGTGTATCTTCTTTGACATTTGTCGACACAAAAATGTCTCCTGCAAAATAACTTTACTTCCCATAAATTGTAGTCAAAAGTGAACAGGAGAGGGGTCATCTCAAAGTATATACTGACATTGCTGCAagataaaatgtaaataataaagttgtttttaaacattattttgataGATTACCATATTAATGGTAGAATATATGAGTGGAATCCAACAATGTTTATGTCATATTGAAAGCAATATGTGATTGGCTGTCGGAAATACATTTTTAAGGAGGAAAATGTAGTTTCCATTTCTAATACTTGTTTTGATGTGTCACTATGGGATTTGCTCGGGGGCTGATCACTGGCTCGAAGTATCCAATCACAGCATCTGTTGGAGACGACAGGTTGAGTGGCGAGTGAGGTGAGCCCCTCTCCTTCCTATAAGGAGCCACTCACCCAGTCATTCTCACCTCTCTTCCTTGCTGAAGAGACTACGCTCACTGAAGGTCTCCTCAGCACAACTAAATTCCCTGTCTTCATACTGAACTGTTCTCAGGTGAACCGTGAGGCCACCGAACATAGGACCTCAGCTCCTGTTGGTAGTGTTGAGGACTGACCGAAAGGAAAGTTTTGTTTCGAGTAGAATTAAATTTCTACTACTTCAGTCTCTGGTTATAGCTAGTGTCACACAGCTAGCTACCAAGACTCTTTTAGCCTAGGTTAGCCCACTCCGCAAGGCGTTAGCTAACTCGGCTAGACAGCTGCAAAGCTAGCTATTCAGACTAACAAAGGGCTAGCTTATGCCACAAAGCTCTTCAGCTaacctggctagctagctggaaAGCAAGCTAACCACACCAGCATTATTACCTACAACACAGTAATAATGCCAGCTCCCTTCTCTCATCTAACTTAACCTATGTTTACTCGTTTGTGTTAACTAGACCAACTGGTTAGCCTCACGCCTCTATGGTCTTGAGAGAATACCTACCTGAGGTTGAACTGCTCCCACACCGTTCCCTTCTGCCAGTACGGTGCTAGCTACAGCATGCCTTAGCCAAGAGGTAGCTGCAAGCTAGTTAACACACTACTCTCACTGTGTACACCGTAACTAGCATTAGACGTGAGGCTTTTACTAGCTAGCTTAAGCCTATCTAAAGCCCAGGGCTTACACATTGTTTTTTCAACAGGCATCTCAGCTTAGCCCTGTTCTACATAGTGGCCACTGCTGTTCCATCCCAAGACGAGCCTAGCAAAGCACTCAAACCCCCACGTTCTTGCGCTTGCGGTTCCATGATTGCG
The sequence above is a segment of the Salvelinus alpinus chromosome 1, SLU_Salpinus.1, whole genome shotgun sequence genome. Coding sequences within it:
- the LOC139565397 gene encoding olfactory receptor 5B12-like, whose amino-acid sequence is MENHTYSEHVLQLEGLKVTNQSSYPAFIFILIIYIFTMVANISLTVLISMERILHQPMYILLCNMHLNDALNITTIIPRVLSDILKASADRYITYVECATQAFFGHFFAANAHTILMIMAFDSLSIRLSRCRSQVINPFCDNPSLFKLSCDNVFINQIYGLFYTALFLIASMGSVALTYISIAIVCVRSKSKLLNSKALQTCSTHLAVYIIMLMTGFVIVFLHRYPQWSNHRAVASIMFHLVPPCLNPIIYGLQSKDIRTLVVKMIKSKTVSL